The Candidatus Acidiferrales bacterium genome has a segment encoding these proteins:
- a CDS encoding PEP-CTERM sorting domain-containing protein, producing MVRMFGKFALPAIALLAVAMFAPQAKAQQDFGCVGVTACAGTVSVSGGNYSSTSITLISSSPWMLPLGDGDEAGETFTLAFNTSTGAISITDTDADAAFTGTILSFSASSVGTVSNPATQLSMNVNWNIPGWAGGNGSFVTFDISPTKGNTAYSVDIAVLPSPEPGSLLLLGTGLLGMGAAVRRRWLS from the coding sequence ATGGTCCGGATGTTTGGAAAATTCGCGTTGCCAGCAATTGCACTTTTGGCAGTCGCGATGTTTGCACCTCAGGCGAAGGCACAACAGGATTTTGGCTGCGTTGGCGTCACCGCCTGTGCAGGTACTGTCAGTGTGAGTGGTGGAAACTACTCGTCGACGTCGATCACTCTGATTTCCTCTTCACCGTGGATGTTGCCGCTCGGCGATGGGGATGAGGCGGGCGAGACGTTCACGCTGGCGTTTAACACTTCTACGGGCGCGATTTCGATCACCGATACTGACGCTGATGCGGCGTTTACCGGCACGATTCTCAGCTTCTCTGCCAGTTCCGTAGGCACCGTCTCGAATCCGGCAACCCAGCTCAGCATGAATGTGAATTGGAATATCCCGGGATGGGCGGGCGGAAATGGCTCGTTTGTCACGTTCGACATCAGCCCAACGAAGGGCAATACCGCGTATAGCGTGGATATAGCCGTTCTTCCCTCTCCAGAACCAGGCAGCTTATTGCTTCTCGGCACCGGCCTGCTGGGGATGGGTGCTGCGGTTCGCCGTCGTTGGTTGAGCTAG
- the galE gene encoding UDP-glucose 4-epimerase GalE, whose protein sequence is MNILVTGGAGYIGSVCTEVLINRGHKVVALDDLSEGHREAVDQRAVFCHVNLHEQTALDAVFREHSIDAVMHFAALCLVEESVKKPGVYYRANVAAGINLLDAMLRHGVKRFIFSSTAATYGEPEKTPIPEEHPTKPINPYGASKLLFERILAEFKSNSGIDHVTMRYFNAAGASNKYGEDHHPETHILPILFEVALGQRPAFHIFGTDYPTPDGTCVRDYVHIIDIAEAHAIAVEKISQFSGRVFNLGNSRGHSVREVIESVERITGRMIAVNTSPRRPGDPASLVASSERARRELGWAPKYSSLDSIVATAWTWKQRFPKGYSGS, encoded by the coding sequence ATGAACATACTTGTTACCGGCGGGGCCGGCTATATTGGCAGTGTTTGTACCGAGGTCCTCATTAATCGGGGGCATAAAGTCGTCGCATTGGACGATCTCTCGGAAGGTCACCGCGAAGCGGTGGACCAGCGTGCTGTATTTTGTCACGTGAACCTCCACGAACAAACTGCTCTTGATGCTGTATTCCGAGAGCATTCCATCGATGCCGTTATGCATTTTGCGGCGTTGTGTTTAGTGGAAGAGTCTGTGAAAAAACCCGGTGTCTATTACCGCGCCAACGTCGCTGCGGGCATCAATTTACTAGATGCCATGCTCCGCCACGGCGTGAAGCGCTTCATTTTCTCTTCCACCGCGGCGACTTATGGCGAGCCCGAAAAAACTCCGATTCCTGAAGAGCATCCGACAAAACCTATCAACCCGTACGGTGCGTCGAAGCTGCTCTTTGAGCGTATCCTTGCGGAGTTCAAATCCAATTCCGGCATTGACCATGTCACGATGCGCTATTTCAATGCTGCTGGCGCTTCAAACAAATACGGCGAGGATCACCATCCTGAAACGCACATTCTTCCTATCCTTTTTGAAGTCGCGCTAGGTCAGCGTCCGGCCTTCCACATTTTCGGTACGGATTATCCGACACCCGACGGCACCTGTGTGCGCGATTACGTGCATATCATCGACATTGCCGAAGCGCACGCCATTGCCGTTGAGAAAATTTCCCAATTTTCCGGACGGGTTTTTAATCTCGGAAACAGCCGGGGCCATTCCGTGCGCGAGGTGATCGAATCCGTGGAACGGATTACTGGCCGGATGATTGCCGTAAATACTTCGCCGCGGCGACCGGGCGATCCTGCGTCGCTCGTTGCCAGTTCGGAGCGTGCGCGGCGCGAGCTCGGCTGGGCAC